The genome window TAGTAATTCGTTTTCAATTTCTTCAATGGTCGGCAAACTGCTTTTTAGTTCTTCGGGTAGGATTTCGGTAAACAAAAATTCGCTAATGCCTATAGGCTTGTTGATGTCCCGTAAGGCAAATTCGGCTTCGATATTGTTTTTGTCTCGGCACAATAGTATTCCTATGGTCGGTTTGTCATCGTCTTGTTTCAAAAGCGTATCGACTGCCGAGAGATAAAAATTCATTTTTCCTGTATATTCGGGGATAAAAGCGGTGTTTTTTAATTCAACCACTACATAACATTTCAGTTTGATGTGGTAGAACAGTAAATCTAAAAAGTATTCTTTTTCGCCAATTTCGAGTGGGTATTGCTGTCCTACAAAAGCAAAACCTTTGCCAAGCTCCAATAAGAATTTAGAGATTTGTGTGACCAATTGTTTTTCTAAATCACGCTCTTTCATTTTTGGAAACATCGTTACGAAATCGAAAACATAAGGATCTTTTAGCGTTTGCTGTGCCAAATCGGACAGCGGTTCTGGCAGGGTATTTTTGAAATTGGTTATCGATTTTCCTTGTCTTGCAAATAATTGCGATTTGATTTGCAGGGCTAAAGTTTCTCTTCCCCACGCATTCTCTATAGTTTGTTGGGCATAAAATTGAACCACTTTATTGTCCTTTACCTTATCGATAATAAGTTTGATATGTCCCCAAGGAATTTGTTTTAGCAGTGAAAATAAATAGTCGTCCCCAGCTTGAGGACTAATTATATTTAATTCGTCCCCAACTTGAGGACTATTTGTAAATTGAAGATAGAACAATTTACAATATTTAAGATTTGTAACAGAAAACCCTTTCATTTCAGGGAATTCCACTTTTAAGTCTTTTGAAATTTGGTCTAATAATTTACTTCCCCACGGAGATGTTTTTTGTTTTTCGGCAATCATTTTGCCTAATTCCCAATAAAATGACACTAAATGCGCATTCAATGCCAATGTCGCTTTTATTTGAGACGAACGGATTTTTGATTTTAATTCAAAGAGCCATTGTTTGTATTCGTTGTCTAGTATTTGCATCCTGAAATGTATTTATAAAGCCAATATTTCTGCAATCAATCCATCACTTTGCCTTTCTAAATCAATAATATCGTTAGTCACTTCTGCAATGCTGCGCAAAGGTTTGTGTTGGTAGAAATATTTATTAAAGCTTATCTCGCAGCCAATTTTGGTTGCCTCCAGATTTATCCAGGCTTCAGAAACGTGTGGTTGTACTTCGCGTAAAAAGTAATCGTAAATCGATTCTTTTAGCGGTACATTTTCGGTGTCACGTAAATCACTTTCAGTTTCATAGGTCAGGAATTCTCCTTTTTTAGCCGTTGGATAAAAACCATAATTAGGCAGCTCTTTTTCGGTACAGTCTAACTTTTCAAGCAGTTGCTTTAGTTTGTCTCCTGCTAGTTTTACGATGCTTTTTACAACTTTTTCTGCATTGGCATCGTAGCACGAAATAACATTGTAAACAGCGTTTAGTTCAGAAGCACTTACCTTTAATTTATTGATTTTAACTACAGCAGCTACTTTATCTTTGAAGCTGTTAAAGTCATTGTATTCGGCTGTTCCTACTGCATCCATTAGCGTAGTACCCAAGGTCATTAGATCGAATTGTTTTTTCCAAAGTGCCTCGGTAGTCAACGCTTTCAATTGTTTGGCGTTGAGGTTGAGTTCCTGCTTTTCGCACCAATCGGTAATAGCTTTTTCGTGTTGTCTGATTTCGGTGTAAATCGCTTCACCATAGGTTTTATACACCCATTGCATCGGTTCACGCAGGCTTTTATCAAAACGCAATTCGGCAATGCGCTCTGTTGTGAACTGTGCTTTTAATCGTTTTGGTCTTTCGATAGTTACTTTGTAGTAGCCAAAATCAGAGTTGTCGAAAACTTTGGAGGCAATACCTTCAGCAGCCTTTCTTTCAATCGCTTGCAAATCGGTATAGGTTTTTACAATTTCAGAAATGTGTTCCGGAGCGAACTCACAGTTTTTGTTTCCTAAATTCTTGCGCAGTTTTCGGTATAATTGTCCGGCATCAATCAGTTGCACTTTACCTTTACGATTGTCCGTTTTGTTATTGCTTAAAATCCAAATGTAGGTGGTAATTCCTGTATTGTAAAATAAGTTATTGGGTAATTGCACAATGGCTTCGAGCCAGTCGTTTTCGATAATATAACGGCGGATATTGCTTTCGCCGCCTCCTGCATCACCTGTAAACAAACTGCTGCCGTTATGAACGGAAGCAATACGTGTTCCTGTTTTGCTATGAGAAAGTGGTTTCATTTTGCTGACCATTTCCATTAAAAACAACAGCTGTCCATCCGAAGAACGCGGAATGGCATCGGCATCTTCTTCGATTCCCCAATAATTTTTTAATTTGATTTGAAAACGAGTATCAATTATATCTTTTCCGTCTTTGATGTATTTTTGCTCACTTGCCCAGGATTTCCCATAAGGCGGATTGGAAAGCATAAAATCGAAAGTAGTTCCTGCAAATTCATCGGTAGATAGGGTAGAACCGACACGAATGTTTTCGGGATTGTTTCCCTTAATCATCATATCCGATTTACAGATGGCATAGGTTTCGTCATTGATTTCCTTTCCGTACAAATACACATCCGAATTGATGGCACGAATTTCGCCTTCTTCATCTTTAATGAAATTTTGAGCTTCGGTCAGCATACCGCCGCTGCCACATGCCGGGTCGTAAATGGTCATAACAGGCGGTAAATTGTTTTTGATAGGGTCAAAAATAATGTGCGTCATCAGGTCGATTACTTCACGAGGTGTAAAGTGCTCTCCTGCTTCTTCATTATTTTCTTCGTTAAACTTTCTAATCAGTTCTTCAAAAACATAGCCCATTCCTAAATTAGAAAGTGCCGGAAGTTTTCTGCCGTTACTGTCTAATTTCTCAAAAGGAGTAAGATTAATATCTGGAGAGGTGAATTTTTCCAATACATCCAGCAGCACATCTTTAGTTGCCATGTGTCGGATTTGGCTTCGTAATTTGAATTTTTCGATAATTTCTTTTACGTTGCTGCTGAAACCGTTCAAATAATCCTCAAAATTAGCTTGCAGCAGTTGTTGGCTATTGGTTGCAGTATTGTGCAAACGCTGTAAAGTCCATTCACTGGTGTTGTAAAATACATAACCTGAAACTCCTCGTAATCCGTTTTCATCCCATTCGGTAAATCCAGCTTCATCACGCTGGAAAGCCAGTTCTTCCATCACAGCGTCTTTGGTTGGTTCAAGTAAAGCGTCTAAACGGCGAAGTACGACCATTGGTAAAATAACGTCACGG of Flavobacterium marginilacus contains these proteins:
- a CDS encoding type I restriction-modification system subunit M, encoding MNQSVHNKLVSFIWSIADDCLRDVYVRGKYRDVILPMVVLRRLDALLEPTKDAVMEELAFQRDEAGFTEWDENGLRGVSGYVFYNTSEWTLQRLHNTATNSQQLLQANFEDYLNGFSSNVKEIIEKFKLRSQIRHMATKDVLLDVLEKFTSPDINLTPFEKLDSNGRKLPALSNLGMGYVFEELIRKFNEENNEEAGEHFTPREVIDLMTHIIFDPIKNNLPPVMTIYDPACGSGGMLTEAQNFIKDEEGEIRAINSDVYLYGKEINDETYAICKSDMMIKGNNPENIRVGSTLSTDEFAGTTFDFMLSNPPYGKSWASEQKYIKDGKDIIDTRFQIKLKNYWGIEEDADAIPRSSDGQLLFLMEMVSKMKPLSHSKTGTRIASVHNGSSLFTGDAGGGESNIRRYIIENDWLEAIVQLPNNLFYNTGITTYIWILSNNKTDNRKGKVQLIDAGQLYRKLRKNLGNKNCEFAPEHISEIVKTYTDLQAIERKAAEGIASKVFDNSDFGYYKVTIERPKRLKAQFTTERIAELRFDKSLREPMQWVYKTYGEAIYTEIRQHEKAITDWCEKQELNLNAKQLKALTTEALWKKQFDLMTLGTTLMDAVGTAEYNDFNSFKDKVAAVVKINKLKVSASELNAVYNVISCYDANAEKVVKSIVKLAGDKLKQLLEKLDCTEKELPNYGFYPTAKKGEFLTYETESDLRDTENVPLKESIYDYFLREVQPHVSEAWINLEATKIGCEISFNKYFYQHKPLRSIAEVTNDIIDLERQSDGLIAEILAL
- a CDS encoding PDDEXK nuclease domain-containing protein; this encodes MQILDNEYKQWLFELKSKIRSSQIKATLALNAHLVSFYWELGKMIAEKQKTSPWGSKLLDQISKDLKVEFPEMKGFSVTNLKYCKLFYLQFTNSPQVGDELNIISPQAGDDYLFSLLKQIPWGHIKLIIDKVKDNKVVQFYAQQTIENAWGRETLALQIKSQLFARQGKSITNFKNTLPEPLSDLAQQTLKDPYVFDFVTMFPKMKERDLEKQLVTQISKFLLELGKGFAFVGQQYPLEIGEKEYFLDLLFYHIKLKCYVVVELKNTAFIPEYTGKMNFYLSAVDTLLKQDDDKPTIGILLCRDKNNIEAEFALRDINKPIGISEFLFTEILPEELKSSLPTIEEIENELLNRTDTSDE